A portion of the Nitratidesulfovibrio termitidis HI1 genome contains these proteins:
- a CDS encoding PEP/pyruvate-binding domain-containing protein, with translation MGGFFHTLGALFRRQDPSAQDGGVPDAETERLRALYRERCSRFRLLLSANKSALEIMADMEEALRGVRPFGMTYVRGACTRACASVFQIVRHLNTLSDDRWPELETKFDEIRAGIEAVVAPHVRAGGGPLVLPIAETGVDLADQTGGKMANLGEIRRSLGITVPDGFVVTATGYQRFMEAGGLQEEIDRRVQAADATRLDEVFALSASIQQLILAAPVPDDLAEAITAQVERLAGPPHDARTEPHPGHSSAVACIGAEVRFAVRSSAVGEDSLDASFAGQYRSELNVPPEDVLDTFKDIVASKYGVTAMTYRLARGIPDEDVPMCVGCLVMVDAVAGGVAYSRNPLDLRDNTVVINAVPGLPKAVVDGSFSPDVFVVSREVPMAVAQRQIAAKPQRFVRDPIEGVRLEDMPSDMVDAPCIDDARALEIAALAAGFEVFYGEPQDIEWAVCPEGVLTILQSRPLREARHDELPEGECSPVAGDDGADGAGAAATDVIEATRSGDDAAAESGPLPGGYNCGESGPPVLLLGGTPVSPGAGAGLAHVVRKDMDLLSFPDGGVLVIERALPRWAPLLSRASAVVAEAGGAAGHLASVAREYGVPALFGLPRAAELLEQAGIVTVDADNRRVHPGRIEDLLGHAPRRNLMEGSPVHTALAEAARLVLPLHLLDPESPQFAPAHCRTLHDITRFCHEKSVEVLFGAPDPAGSSGSGTQRLGKQLRVNGTKLQYWLLDIDGGFRKPVPGPVVDLADIASAPMLALWDGMTAVPWAGPPATDARGFLSVMLESTVNPDLEPTAATTLANRNFLMISRDYCNLQARFGYHFCTVEAMATDNPHENYVTFQFKGGAASADRRTLRARFVGEVLEARGFRADVKDDALFASLEGLPKDRILTLVRGVGYLLIHTRQIDMVAHNERVFGPIRDRIAADLARIAPVAG, from the coding sequence ATGGGCGGCTTTTTCCATACACTCGGCGCGCTGTTCCGGCGGCAGGACCCCTCTGCGCAGGACGGCGGCGTGCCCGACGCCGAAACCGAACGGCTGCGCGCGCTGTACCGCGAACGCTGCTCGCGGTTCCGGCTGCTGCTGTCCGCCAACAAAAGCGCCCTTGAAATCATGGCCGACATGGAAGAGGCCCTGCGCGGGGTGCGTCCCTTCGGCATGACCTACGTGCGCGGGGCCTGCACCCGTGCGTGCGCCAGCGTGTTCCAGATCGTGCGCCACCTCAACACGTTGTCCGATGACCGCTGGCCCGAGCTGGAAACGAAGTTCGACGAAATCCGCGCGGGCATCGAGGCCGTGGTGGCCCCCCATGTGCGTGCGGGCGGCGGGCCGCTGGTGCTGCCCATTGCCGAAACCGGCGTGGACCTGGCCGACCAGACCGGCGGCAAGATGGCCAACCTTGGCGAAATCCGCCGCAGCCTCGGCATCACCGTGCCCGACGGCTTCGTGGTCACGGCCACGGGCTACCAGCGTTTCATGGAGGCAGGCGGGTTGCAGGAAGAGATCGACCGGCGGGTGCAGGCGGCGGACGCCACCCGGCTGGACGAGGTGTTCGCGCTGTCTGCGTCCATCCAGCAACTCATTCTGGCAGCGCCCGTGCCCGACGACCTGGCCGAGGCCATCACCGCGCAGGTGGAGCGCCTGGCGGGGCCCCCGCATGATGCACGGACGGAGCCGCATCCGGGCCATTCTTCCGCGGTCGCCTGCATCGGGGCGGAGGTGCGTTTTGCCGTGCGCTCCAGCGCCGTGGGCGAGGATTCGCTGGACGCCTCCTTCGCCGGGCAGTACCGCTCTGAACTCAACGTGCCGCCCGAAGACGTGCTGGACACCTTCAAGGACATCGTGGCCAGCAAGTACGGCGTCACCGCCATGACCTACCGCCTGGCGCGCGGCATCCCCGACGAGGACGTGCCCATGTGCGTGGGCTGTCTGGTCATGGTGGATGCGGTGGCGGGCGGTGTGGCCTACAGCCGCAACCCGCTCGACCTGCGCGACAACACCGTGGTCATCAACGCCGTGCCCGGCCTGCCCAAGGCAGTGGTGGACGGCAGCTTCAGCCCCGACGTGTTCGTGGTTTCGCGCGAGGTGCCCATGGCAGTGGCGCAGCGCCAGATAGCGGCCAAGCCCCAGCGCTTCGTGCGCGACCCCATCGAGGGGGTGCGGCTGGAGGACATGCCGTCGGACATGGTGGACGCCCCGTGCATCGACGATGCCCGCGCCCTGGAAATCGCCGCGCTGGCCGCAGGGTTCGAGGTGTTCTACGGCGAACCGCAGGACATCGAATGGGCCGTGTGCCCCGAAGGCGTGCTGACCATCCTGCAAAGCCGCCCCCTGCGCGAGGCGCGTCACGACGAATTGCCCGAGGGCGAATGTTCGCCAGTGGCCGGGGATGATGGCGCGGACGGTGCGGGCGCGGCGGCAACGGATGTTATCGAAGCAACCCGATCCGGCGATGATGCCGCCGCAGAATCCGGCCCTCTGCCGGGCGGCTACAACTGCGGCGAATCCGGTCCGCCCGTGTTGCTGCTGGGCGGCACCCCGGTCAGCCCTGGCGCGGGCGCGGGCCTTGCCCACGTGGTGCGCAAGGACATGGACCTGCTGTCCTTCCCTGATGGTGGCGTGCTGGTCATCGAGCGCGCCCTGCCGCGCTGGGCGCCGTTGCTGTCCCGCGCGTCCGCCGTGGTGGCAGAGGCGGGCGGGGCCGCCGGGCATCTGGCCAGCGTGGCCCGCGAGTACGGCGTGCCCGCCCTGTTTGGTTTGCCCCGCGCCGCAGAGCTTTTGGAGCAGGCGGGCATCGTCACCGTGGATGCGGATAACCGCCGCGTGCATCCCGGTCGCATCGAAGACCTTCTGGGTCACGCCCCGCGTCGCAACCTGATGGAGGGCAGCCCGGTGCACACCGCGCTGGCCGAAGCCGCGCGGCTGGTGCTGCCGCTGCATCTGCTGGACCCGGAATCGCCGCAGTTTGCCCCCGCTCACTGCCGCACCCTGCACGACATCACCCGCTTCTGCCACGAGAAGTCCGTGGAGGTGCTGTTCGGCGCGCCCGATCCCGCCGGTTCCTCCGGCTCCGGCACCCAGCGGTTGGGCAAGCAGCTGCGGGTCAATGGCACCAAGCTGCAATACTGGCTGCTGGACATCGACGGCGGCTTCCGCAAGCCCGTGCCCGGCCCCGTGGTAGACCTGGCCGACATCGCTTCCGCGCCCATGCTGGCCCTGTGGGATGGCATGACCGCCGTGCCCTGGGCCGGGCCGCCTGCTACCGACGCGCGCGGGTTCCTGTCCGTCATGCTGGAATCCACCGTGAATCCGGACCTGGAACCCACTGCCGCCACCACCCTGGCCAATCGCAACTTTCTCATGATCTCGCGCGACTACTGCAACCTTCAGGCGCGCTTCGGCTACCACTTCTGCACCGTGGAAGCCATGGCCACCGACAACCCGCACGAGAACTACGTGACCTTCCAGTTCAAGGGCGGCGCCGCCAGCGCCGACCGCCGCACCCTGCGTGCCCGGTTCGTGGGCGAAGTGCTGGAAGCACGCGGCTTCCGCGCCGACGTCAAGGACGACGCCCTGTTCGCCTCCCTCGAAGGACTGCCCAAGGACCGCATCCTCACCCTGGTGCGCGGCGTGGGCTACCTGCTCATCCATACCCGCCAGATCGATATGGTGGCCCACAACGAACGCGTGTTCGGCCCCATCCGTGACCGCATTGCCGCCGACCTCGCCAGGATCGCCCCTGTCGCCGGGTAG
- a CDS encoding response regulator, which yields MKILIVDDETEFLDLMHKRLERRGMEVDTVDNGTDAVARVEQGVYDAVVLDVKMPGMDGLETLRRIKALRPEVPVVLLTGHASLGAALTGMELGAFDYMLKPVAINELIFKLGEAVRHA from the coding sequence ATGAAGATTCTCATCGTGGATGACGAGACGGAATTCCTGGACCTCATGCACAAGCGGCTGGAACGGCGCGGCATGGAGGTGGACACGGTGGACAACGGCACGGACGCGGTGGCGCGCGTGGAGCAGGGCGTTTACGACGCCGTGGTGCTGGACGTGAAGATGCCGGGCATGGACGGTCTGGAGACCTTGCGGCGCATCAAGGCCCTGCGGCCTGAGGTGCCGGTGGTGCTGCTGACCGGGCATGCCAGCCTGGGCGCGGCCCTGACCGGCATGGAGCTGGGCGCGTTCGACTACATGCTGAAACCCGTGGCCATCAACGAGCTGATCTTCAAGTTGGGCGAGGCCGTGCGTCACGCCTGA
- a CDS encoding sensor histidine kinase has protein sequence MDIGGYTRLRRRLTLAMLAFSLVPLFALGFFIHLQFSKTYHERMVSGIEAVTESKRRALDTFLAERVSQIKSLAWTHSFRELSDSTQLGAIFGVIQSNARSYVDIGVINDQGEHVAYVGPYSLEAANYRDEPWFHEVMLKGQYVSDVFTGFRRFPHFIIAVMRRENGRAWILRATIDSAAVSTMLHRAYSGTNSDAFLLAADGTLQSDSRNNGAIMTRPALRMTMPDKAKRGVVVDTIANTDGRPMVTGMTWLENMPWLLVVMDDPREPLSPLAHTQLIVVLFLLGGAVVICLGTFFTTRVIVDKVIEADRRQAMLDASLMQSSKMAALGKLAAGVAHEVNNPLMLIRENAGWIRDLLSEEDAARMGHHAEIEEAAAKIEQHVDRAKGITHRMLGFGRRMEPMQEDVPLNVLTEQTVKFLESEALHRSITIHKDFDANLPAITTDTAQVQQVILNVLDNAIDAVGQGGAITVRTGATEGGQEVFVAVTDTGGGITPDVLEHIFDPFYTTKKAGEGTGLGLAICYSIMEKLGGRIVAESSPGNGATFTVYLPTAAPAFTQDTLLNLR, from the coding sequence ATGGACATTGGCGGATACACCAGGCTGCGGCGCAGGCTCACCCTCGCCATGCTCGCCTTTTCGCTCGTGCCGCTGTTTGCACTGGGCTTCTTCATCCATCTCCAGTTTTCCAAGACCTACCACGAGCGCATGGTTTCGGGCATCGAGGCGGTGACCGAAAGCAAGCGCCGCGCGCTGGACACCTTTCTGGCCGAGCGGGTCTCGCAGATAAAAAGCCTGGCCTGGACCCACTCGTTTCGCGAGTTGTCCGATTCCACCCAGTTGGGCGCCATCTTCGGGGTCATCCAGTCCAACGCCCGTTCCTACGTGGACATCGGGGTCATCAACGACCAGGGCGAACACGTGGCCTACGTGGGGCCGTACTCGCTGGAGGCGGCCAACTACCGCGACGAGCCGTGGTTCCACGAGGTGATGCTGAAGGGTCAGTACGTCAGCGACGTGTTCACCGGGTTCCGCCGTTTTCCGCACTTCATCATCGCGGTCATGCGCCGCGAGAACGGTCGGGCCTGGATACTGCGGGCCACCATCGATTCCGCCGCCGTCAGCACCATGCTGCACCGTGCCTATTCCGGCACCAACAGCGACGCCTTCCTGCTGGCCGCAGACGGCACCCTGCAATCCGATTCGCGCAACAACGGCGCCATCATGACCCGGCCCGCCCTGCGCATGACCATGCCCGACAAGGCCAAGCGCGGGGTGGTGGTGGACACCATCGCCAATACCGATGGCCGCCCCATGGTCACCGGCATGACCTGGCTCGAGAACATGCCCTGGCTGCTGGTGGTCATGGACGACCCGCGCGAGCCCCTTTCGCCCCTGGCGCACACCCAGCTCATCGTGGTGCTGTTCCTGCTGGGCGGGGCCGTGGTCATCTGCCTGGGCACCTTCTTCACCACCCGGGTGATCGTGGACAAGGTCATCGAGGCCGACCGCAGGCAGGCCATGCTTGACGCCTCGCTCATGCAGTCCAGCAAGATGGCCGCCCTCGGCAAACTGGCCGCCGGGGTGGCGCACGAGGTGAACAACCCGCTCATGCTCATCCGCGAGAACGCCGGGTGGATCCGCGACCTGCTGTCCGAAGAGGACGCCGCCCGCATGGGCCACCACGCCGAAATCGAGGAAGCCGCCGCCAAGATCGAGCAGCACGTGGACCGGGCCAAGGGCATCACCCACCGCATGCTGGGCTTTGGCCGCCGCATGGAACCCATGCAGGAAGACGTGCCCCTCAACGTGCTGACCGAGCAGACCGTGAAGTTTCTGGAAAGCGAGGCCCTGCACCGTTCCATCACCATCCACAAGGATTTCGACGCCAACCTGCCCGCCATCACCACCGACACCGCGCAGGTGCAGCAGGTGATCCTGAACGTGCTGGACAACGCCATCGATGCCGTGGGCCAGGGCGGGGCCATTACCGTGCGCACCGGGGCCACCGAAGGCGGGCAGGAAGTGTTCGTGGCCGTTACCGATACCGGCGGCGGCATCACCCCCGACGTGCTCGAACACATCTTCGACCCGTTCTACACCACCAAGAAGGCAGGCGAAGGCACCGGCCTTGGCCTCGCCATCTGCTACTCGATCATGGAAAAACTCGGCGGCCGCATCGTGGCGGAAAGCAGCCCCGGCAACGGGGCCACCTTTACCGTGTACCTGCCCACCGCAGCACCCGCCTTCACGCAGGATACCCTGCTCAACTTGCGGTAG
- a CDS encoding PEP/pyruvate-binding domain-containing protein: MGLFCWLPFRRKRRDEERAAAEEAFAARYHRFKLVLNAWAKLQEVMTEMELALCCVHPFGMQTVRSLCTRITTQVFQCIRQLDELAPGRYPELSARFDAIQAEVAAIVYGRPATMDGPLALPFGHPDLAQPDLADPALTRLGGLRAALAPRGADDAAPATSATSATSAQSETSGVPGGGVPDGFIVTAAACQRLFRHQGLQEEIGRRVQASGGIRPDNLMDLSPSIVGLIQTAEAPDEVAGALMDALSALRTRVAARPGAQGRDMRLLLRGRVWPQGSTGVGENTDDDAGGMTLWGPSIPLFEDGIGPDSQHGRQSDRQRVLDALRATLALKYSPQAIAYRRNRGLRDAGTCVCVGCFAVEAPVAGGIAYTGNPLHARDTSVHVYAARGLSEAVEDGAHDVDAYHVCRVGGSVRLRSIAPGVDAASGPAAPVLDDAAARAVAELALAVEEHCGLPQEIDWLLEPDGSVSLLHARPLPAPRAHLPESYAESEAEDAAQLECPPPALLDGGVTAGPGVVAGPVHIVRERDDVRSFPDGAVLVVARDLADWGMLLDRAAAVVAERGRVSSQLAAVAREFGKPAVFGPFRQGNPLDLLEQGAVVTVHGDVGVVYPGRIEAFIESGPRECNFMPGSPVLQALDAAAHHMLPLTLDPDSPDFKSANCKTFHDLGRFCHEKAVAEMFRFGSQQRHAPQRVKQLQCDVPKQFWVVNLDDGFDGEVNGPLVPIARIASVPMRTLWRGMNAVPWQGPPPVDAKGFLSVMFEATANPHLDPASQSAFFTERNYFMVSRNYCSLHSRFGFHFVAVESLVGERTPENYVVFQLRGGAANIERRVRRVEFVAGLLGEFGFACTVRRDALSARIENLPEADALRMLLVAGYMTIHTRQLDMIMNDGPQLAERRAAMLADCRRLLEEADQAASAEADQAGGDDRPRRAVDPAAPI, translated from the coding sequence ATGGGTCTGTTCTGCTGGCTGCCCTTCCGCCGCAAGCGGCGGGACGAGGAACGCGCCGCCGCCGAAGAGGCCTTCGCGGCGCGGTATCACCGCTTCAAGCTGGTGCTCAACGCCTGGGCCAAGCTGCAGGAAGTGATGACCGAGATGGAACTGGCCCTGTGCTGTGTCCATCCCTTCGGCATGCAGACGGTGCGCTCGCTGTGCACCCGCATCACCACCCAGGTCTTCCAGTGCATCCGCCAGTTGGACGAACTGGCCCCCGGCCGCTACCCGGAACTTTCCGCCCGCTTCGACGCCATCCAGGCCGAGGTGGCGGCCATTGTCTATGGCCGCCCGGCCACCATGGACGGCCCGCTTGCCCTGCCGTTCGGCCATCCGGACCTTGCCCAGCCAGACCTTGCCGACCCTGCCCTGACCCGGCTGGGGGGGCTGCGTGCGGCGTTGGCCCCGCGCGGGGCGGATGATGCCGCGCCCGCGACTTCCGCGACTTCCGCGACATCCGCGCAATCTGAGACATCCGGAGTGCCGGGTGGCGGGGTACCCGACGGGTTCATCGTCACCGCCGCCGCCTGCCAGCGGCTGTTCCGCCATCAGGGGCTGCAAGAGGAAATCGGGCGGCGAGTGCAGGCTTCGGGCGGCATCAGGCCGGACAATCTGATGGACCTTTCGCCCTCCATCGTCGGGCTGATCCAGACGGCGGAGGCGCCGGACGAGGTTGCCGGCGCGCTCATGGACGCCCTGTCCGCCCTGCGCACGCGGGTGGCCGCGCGGCCCGGCGCGCAGGGGCGCGACATGCGCCTGTTGCTGCGCGGGCGGGTCTGGCCGCAGGGTTCGACGGGCGTTGGCGAGAACACGGACGACGATGCGGGCGGCATGACCCTGTGGGGTCCGTCCATTCCCCTGTTCGAAGATGGCATCGGCCCCGACTCCCAGCACGGCAGGCAATCCGACCGGCAGCGGGTGCTGGACGCCCTGCGCGCCACCCTGGCCCTGAAGTATTCGCCCCAGGCCATCGCCTACCGCCGCAACCGGGGCCTGCGCGATGCGGGCACCTGCGTGTGCGTGGGCTGTTTTGCCGTGGAGGCCCCCGTGGCCGGGGGCATCGCCTACACCGGCAACCCCCTGCACGCCCGCGACACCTCGGTGCACGTCTACGCCGCGCGTGGCCTGTCCGAGGCCGTGGAGGACGGCGCGCACGACGTGGACGCCTACCACGTGTGCCGCGTGGGCGGTTCGGTGCGGCTGCGCAGCATCGCCCCCGGCGTCGATGCGGCATCCGGCCCGGCGGCGCCGGTCCTTGATGACGCGGCGGCCCGTGCCGTTGCCGAACTGGCCCTGGCCGTGGAGGAGCACTGCGGCCTGCCCCAGGAGATCGACTGGCTGCTGGAGCCGGACGGTTCCGTCTCGCTGCTGCATGCCCGGCCATTGCCCGCGCCGCGCGCCCACCTGCCGGAAAGCTACGCCGAATCCGAGGCCGAAGACGCCGCCCAGCTTGAATGCCCGCCCCCGGCCCTGCTGGACGGCGGGGTTACCGCCGGGCCGGGCGTGGTGGCCGGGCCGGTGCACATCGTGCGCGAACGGGACGACGTGCGCTCTTTCCCTGACGGAGCCGTGCTGGTGGTGGCGCGCGACCTGGCCGACTGGGGCATGCTGCTGGACCGTGCCGCCGCCGTGGTGGCCGAGCGGGGGCGCGTTTCCAGCCAGTTGGCCGCCGTGGCGCGCGAATTCGGCAAGCCCGCCGTGTTCGGCCCGTTCCGGCAGGGCAACCCGCTGGACCTGCTGGAGCAGGGGGCCGTGGTCACCGTGCACGGCGACGTGGGCGTGGTCTATCCGGGCCGCATCGAGGCCTTCATCGAATCGGGCCCGCGCGAATGCAACTTCATGCCCGGCAGCCCGGTGTTGCAGGCGCTGGACGCCGCCGCCCACCACATGCTGCCCCTGACCCTGGACCCGGATTCGCCCGATTTCAAGTCCGCCAACTGCAAGACCTTTCATGATCTTGGGCGGTTCTGCCATGAAAAGGCCGTGGCGGAGATGTTCCGCTTCGGCTCGCAGCAGCGCCACGCGCCGCAGCGGGTCAAGCAGTTGCAGTGCGACGTGCCCAAGCAGTTCTGGGTGGTCAACCTGGACGACGGCTTCGACGGCGAGGTCAACGGCCCGCTGGTGCCCATCGCGCGGATAGCCTCCGTGCCCATGCGCACCCTGTGGCGCGGCATGAACGCCGTGCCGTGGCAGGGGCCGCCGCCGGTGGACGCCAAGGGCTTTCTGTCGGTGATGTTCGAGGCCACGGCCAACCCGCATCTGGACCCGGCGTCGCAGAGCGCGTTCTTCACCGAGCGCAATTACTTCATGGTCTCGCGCAATTACTGTAGCCTGCACTCGCGCTTCGGGTTCCACTTCGTGGCCGTGGAATCGTTGGTGGGCGAACGCACCCCCGAGAACTACGTGGTTTTTCAGTTGCGCGGCGGGGCCGCCAACATCGAACGCCGGGTGCGCCGGGTGGAGTTCGTGGCCGGGCTGCTGGGCGAATTCGGCTTTGCCTGCACGGTGCGGCGCGACGCGCTGTCGGCCCGCATCGAAAACCTGCCCGAGGCGGACGCACTGCGCATGCTGCTGGTGGCCGGGTACATGACCATCCACACCCGCCAGTTGGACATGATCATGAACGACGGGCCGCAACTGGCCGAGCGGCGCGCCGCCATGCTGGCCGACTGCCGCCGCCTGCTGGAGGAGGCCGATCAGGCAGCGTCGGCGGAGGCTGATCAGGCCGGGGGTGACGACCGCCCGCGCCGGGCCGTGGACCCCGCAGCCCCCATCTGA
- a CDS encoding response regulator has protein sequence MTDTPTSDAHSGGAHSGGAGPDSGKPLPRVLLVDDEPESTEMLALRLGKRGFPAARAASGEEALEHLARQGADVVVMDVKMPGMGGMRALERIRTEFPGVEVIMLSGHADMEVAVEGMRLGAFGYLMKPTDFDELLFKIEDAYTQCQLDRRAAARKGS, from the coding sequence ATGACCGACACGCCGACATCAGATGCCCATTCCGGCGGCGCCCACTCCGGCGGTGCAGGGCCCGACTCCGGCAAGCCATTGCCGCGCGTCCTGCTGGTGGACGACGAGCCGGAAAGCACCGAGATGCTGGCCCTGCGCCTTGGCAAACGCGGTTTCCCGGCGGCGCGCGCGGCCAGCGGAGAAGAAGCGTTGGAACACCTGGCCCGCCAGGGAGCCGACGTGGTGGTCATGGACGTGAAGATGCCGGGCATGGGCGGCATGCGCGCGTTGGAGCGCATCCGCACCGAATTCCCGGGGGTGGAGGTGATCATGCTTTCCGGCCACGCCGACATGGAGGTGGCGGTGGAGGGCATGCGCCTTGGCGCCTTCGGCTACCTGATGAAGCCAACCGATTTCGACGAGTTGCTGTTCAAGATCGAGGACGCCTACACCCAGTGCCAGCTTGATCGTAGGGCGGCGGCGCGCAAGGGTTCCTAA
- a CDS encoding sensor histidine kinase, protein MVNWRLPRVVRFRPSLRVRIGLLLAALAATSMAAAALPLLMASGRLSLPTPFGTWTADPATDALGLMLVVLFLAGLLAVVVFRQVLGPIRRLALEGLEDADAYGNEVEVLDRRLRHLLDTMHRTQVQLEESHETLRQTEKLALVGKLAAGVAHSIRNPLTSVKLRLFALERSLKLGPDQKEQQEDFEVIAAEIRHLDAIVTNFLEFSRRPRLRMQPVSPSDVVDMTLQLLKHRLESFNVAVAVHRTERLPLVDGDAEQLKEALVNLILNACEAMGYNGTLDITEEKGIINPLGRAVVIRIADSGPGVPQHIRDEVFQPFFSTKEEGTGLGLPIARRIFEEHGGWLHLHSAHGKGATFVIVLPARKDDSWLRS, encoded by the coding sequence ATGGTGAACTGGAGACTGCCCCGGGTGGTGCGCTTTCGCCCCAGCCTGCGCGTACGCATCGGCCTGCTGCTGGCCGCGCTGGCGGCCACGTCCATGGCCGCCGCCGCGCTGCCGCTGCTCATGGCCAGCGGACGGCTGTCCCTGCCCACGCCCTTCGGCACCTGGACGGCGGACCCGGCCACCGACGCCCTGGGGCTGATGCTGGTGGTTCTGTTTCTGGCAGGGCTGCTGGCCGTGGTCGTGTTCCGCCAGGTGCTGGGCCCCATCCGCCGCCTGGCGCTGGAAGGGTTGGAGGATGCCGACGCCTACGGCAACGAGGTGGAGGTGCTGGACCGCCGCCTGCGCCACCTGCTGGACACCATGCACCGCACCCAGGTGCAGTTGGAAGAAAGCCACGAAACCCTGCGCCAGACCGAAAAACTGGCCCTGGTGGGCAAGCTGGCCGCCGGGGTGGCCCATTCCATCCGCAATCCGCTGACGTCGGTGAAGCTGCGCCTGTTCGCGCTGGAACGCAGCCTGAAGCTGGGGCCGGACCAGAAGGAACAGCAGGAAGACTTCGAGGTCATCGCCGCAGAAATCCGCCACCTGGACGCCATCGTCACCAATTTTCTGGAATTCTCGCGCCGCCCGCGCCTGCGCATGCAGCCGGTCAGCCCGTCCGACGTGGTGGACATGACCCTGCAACTGCTCAAACACCGCCTGGAATCGTTCAACGTGGCGGTTGCGGTACACCGGACAGAACGCCTGCCCCTGGTGGACGGCGATGCCGAACAGCTGAAGGAAGCGCTGGTCAACCTCATCCTGAACGCCTGCGAAGCCATGGGCTACAACGGCACGCTGGACATCACGGAAGAAAAGGGCATCATCAATCCGTTGGGCCGGGCCGTGGTCATCCGCATTGCGGACAGCGGCCCCGGCGTGCCCCAGCATATCCGCGACGAAGTGTTCCAGCCGTTCTTCAGCACCAAGGAAGAAGGCACCGGCCTTGGCCTGCCCATCGCCCGGCGTATCTTCGAGGAGCATGGCGGCTGGCTGCACCTGCATTCGGCGCACGGCAAGGGAGCCACCTTCGTCATCGTGCTGCCCGCCCGCAAGGACGACTCATGGCTAAGATCCTGA
- a CDS encoding sigma-54-dependent transcriptional regulator, with protein MAKILIVDDELQLRQSFQRLLAGEGHDVRAASTGEQGIKLVREELPELVIMDVRMPGMDGLTALRAIREIDARLPVVIMTAYSTTETAIEATKLGAFDYILKPFEIPDILALIEQAVEAGRRMRARVDMVADGEDGDGAGQEPLGEALVGTSRAMHQVYKAIGRAAPTDALVLVRGESGTGKELVARAVYQHSLRGEKPFLVINCVAIPDTLLESELFGYEKGAFTGATNRRVGKIEQAGGGTVFLDEIGDMPLGIQAKLLRLLQEKQIERLGGRQPIPVDVRIIAATNTDLEAAVADGRFREDLYYRLKVVTLWLPPLRERSEDIPPLARYFLARFSREMDMQNPGITPEALAYLEAQPWPGNVRELGNTVHKALVFSRGGPLGEPDLKQALEASRGVRPGSEGPTCDLSLAADQTMQELIRRTLSESDGDNVFDSLMDHVGRLVVREALHLTGGNRTRAARLLGLSRPTLLAKIEKYGLRIETQVS; from the coding sequence ATGGCTAAGATCCTGATAGTCGACGACGAACTGCAACTGCGCCAAAGCTTCCAGCGTCTGCTGGCCGGGGAAGGCCACGACGTGCGCGCCGCCTCCACCGGCGAGCAGGGCATCAAGCTGGTGCGCGAAGAGTTGCCCGAACTGGTGATCATGGACGTGCGCATGCCCGGCATGGACGGCCTGACCGCCCTGCGTGCCATCCGTGAGATAGACGCCCGCCTGCCGGTGGTCATCATGACCGCCTATTCCACCACCGAGACCGCCATCGAGGCCACCAAGCTGGGGGCCTTCGACTACATCCTGAAGCCCTTCGAAATCCCGGACATTCTCGCGCTCATCGAGCAGGCCGTGGAGGCGGGCCGCCGCATGCGCGCCCGCGTGGACATGGTGGCCGACGGCGAGGACGGCGACGGCGCCGGGCAGGAACCGCTGGGCGAAGCCCTGGTGGGCACCAGCCGGGCCATGCACCAGGTGTACAAGGCCATCGGCCGGGCCGCGCCCACCGACGCCCTGGTGCTGGTGCGGGGCGAATCGGGCACCGGCAAGGAACTGGTGGCCCGCGCCGTGTACCAGCACAGCCTGCGCGGCGAAAAGCCGTTTCTGGTCATCAACTGCGTGGCCATTCCGGATACGCTGCTGGAAAGCGAGCTGTTCGGCTACGAGAAGGGGGCCTTCACCGGGGCCACCAACCGCCGGGTGGGCAAGATAGAACAGGCGGGCGGCGGCACCGTGTTCCTGGACGAAATAGGCGACATGCCCCTGGGCATTCAGGCCAAGCTGCTGCGCCTGTTGCAGGAAAAGCAGATCGAACGGCTGGGCGGCAGGCAGCCCATCCCCGTGGACGTGCGCATCATCGCCGCCACCAACACCGACCTGGAAGCCGCCGTGGCCGACGGGCGCTTCCGCGAGGACCTGTACTACCGGCTGAAGGTGGTCACCCTGTGGCTGCCCCCCCTGCGCGAACGTAGCGAGGACATCCCCCCGCTGGCCCGGTACTTTCTGGCCCGCTTCTCGCGCGAGATGGACATGCAGAACCCCGGCATCACCCCGGAGGCCCTGGCCTATCTGGAAGCACAGCCGTGGCCGGGCAACGTGCGCGAACTGGGCAACACCGTGCACAAGGCGCTGGTGTTCAGCCGGGGCGGGCCGCTGGGCGAACCGGACCTGAAGCAGGCGCTTGAAGCCAGCCGGGGCGTGCGCCCCGGCAGCGAAGGCCCGACCTGCGACCTTTCGCTGGCCGCCGACCAGACCATGCAGGAGCTCATCCGCCGCACCCTCAGCGAAAGCGACGGCGACAACGTGTTCGATTCGCTGATGGACCACGTGGGGCGGCTGGTGGTGCGCGAGGCGCTGCACCTTACCGGGGGCAACCGCACCCGCGCCGCGCGCCTGCTGGGGCTTTCGCGCCCCACCCTGCTGGCCAAGATCGAAAAATACGGCCTGCGCATAGAGACGCAGGTTTCCTGA